One window of Saccharopolyspora phatthalungensis genomic DNA carries:
- a CDS encoding SH3-like domain-containing protein, whose translation MNGIHDVGGEHGFGAVTTEANEPVFHGQWERDVFSVIGIYFAAGLCPLDEFRHSIEVMDPAEYLSTPYYVHWLRAAENLAFWNGLFTPEELQARIEEIEAHEKRESA comes from the coding sequence ATGAACGGCATCCACGACGTCGGGGGCGAACACGGATTCGGCGCGGTCACGACCGAGGCGAACGAGCCGGTATTCCACGGCCAGTGGGAGCGGGACGTGTTCAGCGTGATCGGAATCTACTTCGCCGCCGGGCTGTGCCCGCTCGACGAGTTCCGCCACTCGATCGAAGTGATGGATCCCGCCGAGTACCTCTCCACGCCCTACTACGTCCACTGGCTCCGCGCCGCGGAGAACCTCGCTTTCTGGAACGGCCTGTTCACCCCGGAGGAACTGCAGGCTCGTATCGAGGAGATCGAAGCGCACGAGAAGAGGGAGAGTGCCTGA
- a CDS encoding CoA-acylating methylmalonate-semialdehyde dehydrogenase produces MSDTIGHWSDGKTFAGSSTSTAPVSNPATGVTTGQVALANGQDAQAVIDAAAAALPAWRDLSLTRRTAILFRFRELLNERKAELAQIITREHGKVLSDALGEISRGQEVVEFACGIPHLVKGGYTENASTGVDAFSIRQPLGVVGIISPFNFPAMVPMWFFPIAIAAGNTVVLKPSEKDPSASLWLAELWSEAGLPPGVFNVLQGDKTAVDALLESPIVRAVSFVGSTPIARYVYSRAAEHGKRVQALGGAKNHAVVLPDADLELAADAMVNAGFGSAGQRCMSISVVVAVGSVADDLVAKIAQRAQSLEVGDGTKDADMGPLVTRQHRDRVASYIDAGEAAGAKVVVDGRLVAVQDRTDGFWLGPTLLDHVRPGMSVYDDEIFGPVLSVVRVDTYEQALALINANPYGNGTAIFTSDGGAARRFQTEVEVGMVGINVPIPVPMAYYSFGGWKNSLFGDTHAHGMEGVHFFTRGKAVTARWADPSRRGLDLGFPSNH; encoded by the coding sequence GTGAGCGACACGATCGGACATTGGAGCGACGGAAAAACTTTCGCGGGATCCAGTACGTCGACCGCCCCCGTGTCCAACCCGGCGACCGGGGTGACGACGGGGCAGGTCGCGTTGGCCAATGGTCAGGACGCCCAGGCCGTCATCGACGCGGCCGCGGCGGCGTTGCCCGCCTGGCGCGATTTGTCGCTAACCCGTCGAACCGCCATCTTGTTCCGCTTCCGCGAGTTGCTCAACGAGCGCAAGGCCGAGCTGGCGCAGATCATCACCCGCGAACACGGCAAGGTGTTGTCTGACGCGCTCGGTGAGATCTCGCGTGGCCAGGAGGTCGTCGAGTTCGCATGCGGGATCCCGCACCTGGTCAAGGGCGGCTACACCGAGAATGCCTCCACTGGAGTCGACGCGTTCTCCATCCGGCAGCCGCTGGGTGTCGTCGGCATCATTTCTCCCTTCAATTTCCCGGCGATGGTGCCGATGTGGTTCTTCCCCATCGCGATCGCCGCGGGCAACACGGTCGTGCTGAAGCCCTCGGAAAAAGATCCGAGTGCGTCGCTGTGGCTTGCCGAACTGTGGAGCGAGGCCGGTCTGCCTCCAGGCGTGTTCAACGTCCTGCAGGGAGACAAGACCGCCGTTGACGCGCTGCTGGAGAGTCCCATCGTGCGGGCGGTCAGCTTCGTCGGGTCGACACCGATCGCGCGGTATGTCTACTCGCGGGCAGCGGAACATGGCAAGCGGGTACAGGCGCTCGGGGGCGCGAAGAACCACGCCGTCGTGCTCCCCGACGCGGACCTGGAGCTTGCCGCCGATGCCATGGTCAACGCGGGCTTCGGGTCCGCGGGACAACGATGCATGTCGATCTCGGTCGTCGTCGCGGTCGGTTCGGTCGCTGACGACCTCGTTGCGAAGATCGCGCAGCGTGCTCAGTCGCTTGAGGTCGGTGATGGAACGAAGGACGCCGATATGGGGCCGCTGGTCACCCGGCAGCACCGCGACCGGGTCGCGTCCTACATCGATGCAGGCGAGGCGGCCGGAGCGAAGGTAGTCGTCGATGGCCGGCTCGTGGCGGTGCAGGACCGCACTGATGGGTTCTGGCTTGGGCCGACGCTGCTGGACCACGTCCGCCCAGGCATGTCCGTCTACGACGACGAGATCTTCGGCCCCGTGCTCTCGGTGGTCCGGGTGGACACCTATGAGCAAGCCCTCGCACTGATCAACGCCAACCCCTACGGCAACGGAACGGCGATCTTCACCAGCGACGGTGGTGCGGCGCGACGGTTCCAAACCGAGGTGGAAGTGGGCATGGTCGGCATCAACGTGCCGATCCCGGTCCCGATGGCTTACTACAGCTTCGGCGGCTGGAAGAACAGTCTCTTTGGCGATACCCATGCCCACGGCATGGAAGGCGTCCACTTCTTCACCCGCGGGAAGGCGGTGACGGCACGCTGGGCCGATCCGAGCCGCCGTGGACTCGATCTCGGCTTCCCCAGCAACCACTGA
- a CDS encoding nitrilase-related carbon-nitrogen hydrolase — protein MANEAFTAASVQFEPTLFDKDRNISRLLDLVEQAAHAGAKLVTTPEMATTGYCFFDEAEAERMAEPIPGSTVDRFAALASAHGIHVVLGMPERDVDSGLLYNAAVLIGPDGVIGTHRKSHSYIAEPKWAAPGNHGHQVFDTAVGRIAVLICMDLHFIETGRLVGLEGADVICHLSNWLAERTPAPYWISRAYENASYLIESNRWGLERGVQFSGGSCVIGPDATILASRDSGDGLVFATIDPAAARAAKRAADSSLSRRRPELYRELQKNTYLWNPLEFFPLYGRSPLPPGRESVVTVVQEKFTATPAHNAAKIIEYADKVHARDRGELIVFPELALSGGAAAGGQLRSLARESARQVDLLLGACARLGVWMLVGMYESDEDDDRVHNTLFLLGPGGVAARHRKVHLAETESAVAAGDVFTTVDTPFGRVGIAHGDDIWQPETGRILALRGCDLVVAGADLQHRMTQGHDGSTIEHGYPIPHGADPVHWHHIRVRAGENNVYLAFANTPAVGASGIFGPDTFAFPRIERMAGRDSTWVSMVVDTRDGGGRYPATTVRRKDLVSMRLPHHYGALSAPTPTEAPRTGDVEERDVASHDSGKERQSLDVG, from the coding sequence GTGGCCAACGAAGCCTTCACTGCGGCGAGTGTCCAGTTCGAACCGACACTGTTCGACAAGGACCGGAATATCAGCCGGCTGCTCGACCTGGTGGAACAGGCCGCTCATGCCGGGGCGAAGCTGGTGACGACGCCTGAGATGGCGACCACGGGCTACTGCTTCTTTGACGAAGCCGAAGCCGAGCGGATGGCAGAGCCGATTCCAGGCTCTACAGTGGACAGGTTCGCGGCCTTGGCTTCGGCCCACGGCATCCACGTCGTGCTCGGCATGCCGGAGCGGGACGTGGACAGCGGACTGCTGTACAACGCGGCTGTGCTGATCGGCCCCGACGGCGTCATCGGTACCCATCGCAAGTCCCACTCCTACATCGCCGAGCCGAAATGGGCGGCCCCGGGCAACCATGGCCACCAGGTCTTCGACACCGCTGTGGGCAGGATCGCGGTGCTGATCTGTATGGACCTCCACTTCATCGAGACCGGCAGGCTCGTTGGCCTGGAGGGGGCCGACGTGATCTGTCACCTCAGCAACTGGCTCGCCGAACGGACACCGGCTCCTTACTGGATCAGCCGCGCCTACGAGAACGCGAGCTACCTGATCGAGAGCAACAGGTGGGGACTGGAGCGCGGCGTCCAGTTCAGTGGCGGGTCCTGCGTCATCGGTCCCGATGCCACGATCTTGGCGAGCCGGGACAGCGGTGACGGGCTCGTTTTCGCGACGATCGACCCGGCCGCCGCGCGCGCGGCCAAACGCGCCGCCGATTCGTCGCTGTCACGGCGCAGGCCCGAGCTTTATCGAGAGCTGCAGAAGAACACGTACCTGTGGAACCCGTTGGAGTTCTTCCCCCTGTATGGCCGCAGCCCCCTTCCGCCAGGACGCGAAAGCGTCGTGACGGTGGTGCAGGAGAAGTTCACCGCGACCCCGGCGCACAACGCCGCCAAGATCATCGAATACGCCGACAAGGTCCACGCGCGCGATCGCGGCGAGCTGATTGTCTTTCCTGAGCTCGCGCTCTCCGGTGGCGCCGCGGCCGGTGGGCAGCTGCGATCTCTGGCCCGGGAATCCGCCAGGCAGGTAGACCTCCTTCTCGGTGCCTGTGCACGGCTGGGCGTATGGATGTTGGTCGGCATGTACGAGTCCGATGAGGACGACGATCGGGTGCACAACACCCTGTTCCTCCTCGGCCCTGGGGGTGTCGCCGCAAGGCATCGGAAAGTGCACTTGGCGGAAACGGAATCCGCGGTTGCCGCCGGTGATGTTTTCACCACGGTCGACACACCGTTCGGAAGAGTTGGCATCGCGCACGGTGACGATATCTGGCAGCCGGAGACCGGGCGCATTCTCGCGTTGCGAGGCTGTGATCTGGTGGTCGCTGGCGCAGACCTCCAGCACCGAATGACGCAAGGCCATGACGGCAGCACGATCGAGCACGGGTATCCGATTCCGCACGGGGCCGACCCGGTGCATTGGCACCATATTCGGGTACGCGCGGGTGAGAACAATGTGTACCTGGCGTTCGCCAACACGCCGGCGGTGGGCGCGAGTGGCATCTTCGGGCCGGACACGTTCGCGTTTCCCCGAATCGAGCGTATGGCCGGCCGCGATTCGACCTGGGTATCCATGGTGGTGGACACCCGAGATGGCGGCGGGCGCTATCCGGCCACGACGGTTCGGCGCAAGGACCTGGTGTCGATGCGCCTCCCGCACCACTACGGGGCCCTTTCGGCGCCGACGCCCACCGAAGCGCCTCGTACCGGCGATGTGGAGGAGCGCGATGTCGCGTCCCACGACTCCGGTAAAGAACGCCAGTCGCTCGACGTGGGCTAG
- a CDS encoding SH3-like domain-containing protein: MRLLQANEVYDAIRTPTNFTREETEPPRFTVGQEVVVRNLNPRGHTRLPRYAKGRVGVIERHHGCFVFPDTMAHGKGPHPQHLYNVRFTLTELFGDHDGNAADTVYIDMWESYLDPVTS; encoded by the coding sequence ATGAGGTTGCTGCAAGCCAACGAGGTCTACGACGCGATCCGGACACCCACGAACTTCACCCGCGAGGAGACCGAACCGCCGCGCTTCACCGTCGGCCAGGAGGTCGTGGTCCGCAACCTCAATCCCAGGGGACACACCCGGCTTCCCCGATACGCCAAGGGACGCGTCGGTGTGATCGAGCGGCACCACGGCTGCTTCGTCTTTCCCGATACAATGGCGCACGGTAAAGGGCCGCACCCTCAGCACCTCTACAACGTGCGGTTCACGCTCACCGAGCTCTTCGGCGACCATGACGGTAACGCCGCGGACACCGTCTACATTGACATGTGGGAGTCCTACTTGGACCCGGTGACGTCATGA
- the nthA gene encoding nitrile hydratase subunit alpha: MDQITRSDGYTQPPPYVALRIKAIQSLLVEKGLVAQDALDEVVDIYENRIGPKDGAAVIARAWVEPEFKARLLEDGIGTLAELGMTGFEGAHVLFVENTDQVHNVVVCTLCSCYPWAVLGLPPAWYKAPQYRSRVVLEPRKVLAEFGTTVPSEKEIRVWDSTAEIRYIVIPQRPSGTEGLSVDQLAELVNRDSMIGTRFATPYEGAAA; encoded by the coding sequence ATGGATCAAATCACTCGTAGTGATGGCTACACCCAGCCGCCGCCCTACGTGGCGCTGCGCATCAAGGCGATTCAATCGCTGCTTGTGGAAAAGGGTTTGGTCGCCCAGGACGCGCTCGACGAGGTCGTTGACATCTATGAGAACCGTATCGGGCCGAAGGACGGCGCAGCGGTGATCGCACGGGCCTGGGTAGAACCAGAGTTCAAGGCGCGGCTCCTCGAAGATGGAATCGGGACGCTCGCTGAGCTCGGCATGACCGGGTTCGAGGGTGCGCATGTGCTGTTCGTCGAAAACACCGATCAGGTACACAACGTCGTGGTGTGCACACTGTGCTCGTGCTACCCGTGGGCGGTGCTCGGCCTACCGCCGGCCTGGTACAAGGCCCCGCAGTACCGGTCCCGCGTGGTGCTGGAGCCACGGAAGGTCCTCGCGGAGTTCGGCACCACGGTCCCGTCGGAGAAGGAAATCCGCGTGTGGGACAGCACGGCTGAGATCCGGTACATCGTCATACCACAACGCCCGTCGGGAACCGAGGGGCTCTCGGTCGATCAGCTCGCCGAGCTGGTCAACCGCGACTCCATGATCGGGACCCGCTTCGCCACGCCTTATGAAGGAGCAGCGGCATGA
- a CDS encoding nitrile hydratase accessory protein codes for MTHFLAPEENPDNSFDQPWQVEAFATVVSLTRRGVFTWPEWAETLASIAAEQPAAPGETITTAYYRQWTVALERLLDKYLGMSAPQLDERVELWRRAYLGTPHGRPIELGNYTNCPTRLAEHHDEHEHGHEHFMISREELLAKAKPVAIDRARKASV; via the coding sequence ATGACGCACTTCCTCGCTCCGGAAGAGAATCCGGATAACAGTTTCGACCAGCCATGGCAGGTCGAGGCGTTCGCCACCGTTGTTTCACTCACTCGCCGTGGCGTCTTCACCTGGCCGGAATGGGCCGAAACGCTCGCTTCGATCGCCGCCGAGCAACCCGCGGCTCCGGGGGAGACCATCACCACCGCCTACTACCGCCAGTGGACGGTGGCGCTCGAACGTCTCCTCGACAAATACCTCGGCATGAGTGCTCCGCAACTCGACGAGCGGGTCGAACTATGGCGCCGCGCCTATCTCGGCACTCCGCACGGCCGGCCGATCGAGCTCGGCAACTACACCAACTGCCCGACGCGGCTTGCCGAGCACCATGACGAGCACGAGCACGGGCACGAGCATTTCATGATCAGCCGGGAAGAGCTTCTCGCGAAGGCGAAGCCGGTCGCCATAGACCGCGCGCGAAAAGCGTCCGTGTGA
- a CDS encoding iron-containing alcohol dehydrogenase: MNGAMTTQLSFPRFTRIGAGAVDELGTVLTHLGLKRPLVVTDSYLTTTGTAERLTKALVRAGLSPRLFSGTVPDPTTASLEAGLDVAGAHDADSVIGFGGGSPIDTAKALAVLAVNGGRMRDYKAPHVYTGPALPIIAVPTTAGSGSEATQFSVISDSETDEKMLCPGPSFLPIAAIVDFELTMSMPARLTADTGVDALTHAIEAYVSRKANPVSDALALSAIRTIAGNLETAYRDGQDRGAREAMMVASTQAGMAFSNSSVALVHGMSRPIGAHFHVAHGLSNAMLLPAVTRFSVSGAVGRYADCARTYGAAGDADPDGVAADKLVEAVTRLCRELDVPTPKSYGIDRREWDSLILTMAKQAVASGSPANNPRVPGISDIEELYRNVFD, translated from the coding sequence ATGAATGGCGCGATGACAACTCAACTTTCTTTCCCGCGATTCACCCGGATCGGCGCCGGGGCAGTCGACGAGCTGGGCACTGTCCTTACGCACCTGGGCCTGAAGCGGCCTCTGGTGGTGACCGATTCTTATCTGACCACGACGGGTACCGCCGAGCGGCTCACGAAGGCCCTGGTCCGTGCGGGGCTCTCGCCACGGCTGTTCTCCGGGACGGTGCCTGACCCGACCACCGCGTCTCTCGAGGCTGGGCTCGACGTTGCCGGAGCACATGACGCGGACAGCGTGATCGGCTTCGGCGGTGGGAGCCCGATCGACACGGCCAAGGCGCTGGCGGTGCTGGCTGTCAACGGCGGTCGGATGCGCGACTACAAGGCTCCGCATGTCTACACCGGTCCCGCGCTGCCGATCATCGCGGTACCCACGACTGCCGGCAGTGGCTCCGAGGCTACGCAGTTCAGCGTGATCAGTGACAGCGAGACCGATGAGAAGATGCTGTGTCCGGGACCATCGTTTCTTCCCATCGCCGCGATCGTCGACTTCGAACTGACCATGTCGATGCCGGCCCGGCTGACCGCGGACACCGGCGTCGACGCGCTGACCCATGCGATCGAGGCCTACGTCAGCCGTAAGGCGAACCCGGTCTCCGATGCGCTCGCGTTGTCGGCGATCCGCACGATCGCCGGCAACCTCGAGACGGCCTATCGCGATGGCCAGGACCGGGGCGCCAGGGAGGCGATGATGGTCGCTTCGACGCAGGCAGGGATGGCGTTCTCCAATTCCAGTGTCGCTCTCGTCCACGGCATGAGCCGCCCGATCGGCGCGCATTTCCACGTCGCGCACGGCTTGTCGAATGCCATGCTGCTGCCCGCGGTGACGCGATTCTCGGTCTCGGGCGCTGTCGGCCGCTACGCCGACTGTGCCCGCACGTACGGGGCCGCGGGCGACGCGGACCCGGACGGCGTAGCGGCCGACAAGCTGGTCGAAGCTGTGACGCGGCTGTGCCGGGAACTCGATGTGCCCACGCCGAAGTCGTACGGAATCGACCGGCGCGAGTGGGACAGCCTCATCCTGACGATGGCCAAGCAGGCCGTCGCCTCCGGGTCGCCGGCCAACAACCCGAGAGTTCCAGGCATTTCAGACATCGAGGAGCTCTACCGGAACGTATTCGACTGA